Part of the Deinococcota bacterium genome, CTCATGCCGTGGGGGCAGCCGTAGTTGAGCTCGATGCCGTCGGCGCCGCTGTCCTCGATGCGCCTGACGATGTCGTGCCAGGCCTCGGGGTCGGACGCGACCATCGCCGAGACGATCACGGCGCGGTCGGGCCAGAGCGCCTTTACCTCGGCAATTTCGCGGAGGTTGACCTCGAGCGGCCGGTCGGAGATCAGCTCGACGTTGTTGATGGCCACAAGCTTCTGCCCGCCGTGCTCGAAGCCGCCGTAGCGGTTGCAGACGTTAAGGACCGGCGCGCCGATGGTCTTCCAGACCGCGCCGCCCCAGCCCTGCTCAAAGGCCTTGTTCACCTGATAGGCGCTGTTCGTCGGCGGCGCCGAGGCCAGCCAGAAGGGGTTGGGGCTCTTGATGCCCGCGAAGTCGATGCTGAGGTCGGCCATAGTTTTATCCTTCCGGCAAGAAGTCCGGGTCGAGGGCCTGCTCGAGGCTGTAGGGGCAGCTCGCGGGAAAGGTGGTGACCGGCAAGCCCGTCTGCCTTTTCGCTTTGTTGCTCGCCGCTTCGTAACACGTGTCGAGAATGGCAGGTGCATAGTGCGCCTTGAGACTTGGACTGTCTTCAAAGATATAGCCGAGTTGACTCCGCTGCTCGTCGATGGTGTCGAGCCAGCTGCGCGTCCGCTTATTGGGCTGGTACTGGTGTTTGAGCAGATGGGTCAAAAGCACGATGAGGCGATTCTTGACTTCACGCTTGTCACGCTTGCCGATGTCTTGAACCTCCTCGATCAGGTTTTCAAGGTCAAGCTCTTCAAAATGTCCTTCGTGCAAGAGCTCGGCTTGTCGCTTGAGCCATAAGTTAAAGTCCTGCTCGTAAAGGTCAGCTGTTATTTTAGCTAAGGTCGCCCTGCTCATGGCTTCGCCTCACCTTCCTTTGCCGCCAGGGCTTGTGCCTCCGCTAGGAAGTCCTCGTCTAGGAGTTGCTCGAGGGTGTAAGGGCAGGCTTCAGGAAAGGTCTCGGGCGCAAGCCCTGTTTCGTCCTGAGCTTGGCGTCTCGCGTAGCCATAGCTCTCGGCCAGGACAGCGGGAGCGTGCTGTTTCAATAAGCTTGGACTGTCTTTGAATATCAGCTCGAGCTGCCGGCGCTGTTCACCAATCGTTGCTTGCCAGCTACGTGAACGTCGATTGGCCTGAAATTGGTACTTGAGCAGGTGAGCCAGGAGCACGATGAGCCGATTTTGCACCTCGCGTTTGTCGCTGCGCCCTATGGCCTCGACCTCCTCGAGCAAGTTGTCCATGTCCAAATTGTCGAAGCGCCCCTCGCGCAAGAGCGTGACCTGCTGCTCGAGCCACAGCGCGAAGTCCTCGTCGTAGAGACCGGTTTCAAGCTTGGGAAGGGTTGCCTTAGTCATGGCTCATCAGTCATGGCTCATCTTAGTCCGTGGCCAGTGCCGCCCGCGACCCCAGCCAGCCGTGAATGCCCTTGGCCGCCACCTTGCCGTCCTCGGCCGCCGTCACCGTCATCGCCGCGCCGACCGAGCGCACGCAGTCGCCGCCCGCGAAGACCTTGGGGTTGGACGTCTGCAGCGTCCCTGGGTCCACCTCGACGAAGCCGCGCCCCAACGCCAGGCCAAAAGCCGCGAAGAGGCCCGTGAGCTTCTCCTGACCGATGGCCTTGATCACCTGGTCGCACTCCAAGACGTAGTCGCTGCCGGGAATGGGCTCGGGCTGGGGCCGCCCATCGGGGCCGGGTGCGCCGAGCTTCATCTGCACGCACCTGAGCCCCGTTACCCGCCCGTTCTCGCCGACGACCTCGACCGGCTGGGTCAGAAAGCGAAACTCGACGCCTTCGTTCTTGATGAAGCGGTACTCGAAGTCGTAGGCGGTCATCTCCCTTTCGGTGCGGCGGTAGACGATCTGCACCCCCTCCGCCCCCAGGCGCTTGGCGATGGTGGCGGCGTCGACGGCGGTGTTGCCGGCGCCGATCACCGCCACCTTGCGGCCGATGGGAAGCCTAGCGAGGCGCGCCAAGCCTTCCCCTTCCGCCAGCTTGGTCTCGGCGATGAAGGAGAGCGCCTCGGTGACGCCGTCCAAGTCCTCGCCGGGGATGCCCATGTCCGGCACCCGGCCCATGCCCGCGCCGATAAAGACGGCGTCGTAGCCGCCCAAGAGCTCGTCCGCGCCGATGTCCCTGCCGATGTGGACGCCCGTCCTCACCTCCACCCCGAGCTTTTTAACAAAGTCCACCTCCTCCAAGGCGACGCGGAGGGGCTCGCGCATCACCACGATGCCGTAGCTGGAGAGGCCGCCCGGCAGGCCGTTCTTCTCGAAGACGGTCACCTCGTAGCCGAGCTTGGCGAGCTCGCCCGCGCAAGAGAGCCCGGCGGGCCCCGCGCCGACGACGGCGACCCTGCGGCCGTTCTTGGGCGCGGGCGTAAAGGGCACCGTGCCCCGCTCGTAGATATAGTCCATCGCGTAGCGCTGCAAGCGGCCGATCTCGATGGGCTTGTGGTCGGCGCCCAAGACGCAGGCCCCCTCGCAGAGCTCCTCGACGGGGCAGACCCTCGAGCAGCTCGCGCCCATCAGGTTGGCGGTAAGGATGGTGGTGGCCGAGCCGAGCACGTTGCCGGTGGCGATCTTCCTGATAAAGGTGGGCACGTCGATGCTCGTCGGACAGGCCTTGATGCAGGGGGCGTCATAGCAGTAGAGGCAGCGGTCGGCCTCGACGCGCGCCTCGTTCTTGCTCATGGGCGGCTTGAGCTCGGTAAAGCGCTCGCTGAGTTGGGCGAGGCTCAGGCGGCTTCCTTCCATCAGCGCGCCACCATGCCGCCGGCTTCGCTGACGAGAACGGCTGCGTTGGCCGTGCCCCCGTCACCGGCCTCGAAGCTGGACAGGCCCCAGAGGCCGACCTCGGTCATATCCACCATACGCGCTCCTCTTCCCTCACGCTCGAGCTTACCTCGCCACCCCTGAACCGCTGCAAGACCTCGCTTGCAACCCTCTGTATAAAGTTCTGCCATGATACCCGCGCCGACGCGGTCTTGTAAAGCGGCTTGCCCCTCACGGGAGTGCGTCTCCTCTGGTTTAGACTGGGATGAGGGTTGAAGCGACGAGCCTAGAGCGACGACAGGAGGACGTAGATGAGCGTAGAGGCTGGGGTCGGGATAAGGGAAGGCTGCTATATCGGCGGCGCGTGGGTTCTGCCGCGCTCAAAGAGCAGGATAAGGGTGGTCAACCCCGCCCGGCCGGACGAGGTGGTGGCGGACTTTCCGGCGGCGACGAGGCAGGATGCGCTTCGCGCCATAGCGGTCGCGGCGGAGGCCCTTCGGGGCTGGCGGGACACGCCCGCGCCCGAGCGCGGCCGGGTGCTGTGGCGGGCGGCTGACATCGCCCGCCGGCGCCTAGCCGAGATTGCCCGCGTCATGAGCTTGGAGGAGGGCAAGGTCCTGCGCGAGTCGCGCGGCGAGGTCGTCAAGGGCATCTCGCTGCTCGAGTACTACGCCGGCGAGGGTTACCGTGTGGGCGGCCGGACCACCCCCAGCGAGGTCAGGGACACCCAGACCTACACCATCCGCCGCCCCTTGGGCGTGGTCGGGCTCATCACCCCCTGGAACTTTCCCTGGGCGATTCCCGTCTGGAAGATGGCGCCGGCCCTGGTCGCGGGCAACACCGTCGTCTTCAAACCCGCCAGCCTGACGCCGGGCACGGCCGCGATCTTCATGGAGATCCTGGCGGAGGCGGGCTTGCCCCCGGGCGTCGCCAACATGGTGGTGGGCCCGGGCAGCGAGGTGGGCAACGCCATCGTCGACGACCCGCGGGTGAAGGCGCTGTCCTTTACGGGCTCGAACGGCGTGGGCATGGCCTTGAACGAGCGGGCGGCTAAGCGCGGCGTCCGCGTGACCTGCGAGATGGGCGGCAAGAATGCCCTTATCGTCATGGCCGACGCCGACCTGGAGGCGGCGGTGAACGCCATCGTCGGCGGTGCCTTTGGCGCGACGGGCCAGCGCTGCACGGCGACCTCGAGGGTCATCGTGTCGCCCGAAGTCAAGGAGGAACTTCTCGAGCGCCTCGTCGCCAAGGCCCAGGCCCTCCGGCTCGGCCCCGGCTTGGACGAGGCGAGCGACCTCGCGCCGGCGGTGGACAGGGGGCAGTTCGAGACGGACCTCCGCTACATCGCCGCCGCCAAGGACGAAGGCGCCAGGCTGGTCTGCGGCGGCAAGCCGAGGGACATAAGCGGCGGCTACTTCGTCGAGCCGACCATCTTCGACGGGGTGGGCCCCGAGATGCGCATCTTTCAGGAGGAGGTGTTCGGGCCGGTCCTGGCGGTCAGCGAGGCGCGCACCTTCGAGGAAGCCGTCCGCGCGGCCAACGGCGTCGACTTCGGCCTGGCCGCGTCGATCTTCACCCAGGACGTAACGACGGCGATGCGCTTTATCGAAGAGGCCGAGGTCGGCATGGTCCACGTCAACGAGCCGACCATCGGCGGCGAGGCGCAGTTGCCCTTCGGCGGCTCCAAGGCCACCGGCGTCGGCCCCAGGGAGATGGGCGAGGAGGGGCTCAACTTTTTTACCGAACTCAAGACGGTCTTCGTGAATTTTTCGGGCAGCGGCGACAGAGCGCTGATCCGCTAGGCGGCCCGGCTCTCGCCTACGCCCTCGAGCGCGTCTTGCACGTCCTTTTGCCAACCGGCCAGGCCCAGCTCGAGGGCGGTCGAGAGGCCGCTCATGCGCTCGATCAGGATGCCGCCCTCGAACACGACGAAGAGCTGCTGGGCGAGGTCGCGGGCCTGCTTGCGGCTCTCGATGCCGAGCTCGCGCAGCATGGCGGCGAGAGCGACCGTCCAGCGCTCGAGGCCGCGGGTGAGCGCCTCTTGCACCTGCGGCGGCAGGCTGCGCGACTCGAAGCCGAGGAGCCCCAACGGGCAGCCGCCGGAGCGGCTGTAGTAGGCGCTTTTGAGTTCTAGGAGCAGGGCGGTGAGCTTGTTGTCGCTGTCCGGCTTGCCTTGCCAGGCCCTCTGCAAGAGCTCCACGACGTAGTTCCAGTGAACCGTGACGGCCTGCGCGGTGAGCGCCTCCTTGGAGTCGAAGTGGTGGTAGAAGGCGCCCTTGGACGAGGAGGCGGAAGTGAGGATGGCGTCCAGGCAGGTGCCGGCGTAACCGCGCTGGGCGTAGAGGTCCAGGGCGGCGTCCATGAGCCGTCCTTGGGTGGCTTCGCCGTTGCGCGGCAAGATCATGACTGTAGTCTAAAGAAAAGTCTCCTCGCGCCGGGGGCGCTGGCTGACATCCGCCAAGGCGCCGGGCGTGTATAAGTACTTTTGCCTCTCCCTCACTCTCCCTCATCCGTAGGCTTGCGGACGCGCGCAGGTGAGCCCTTCGTCGTAGACTGGGCTATGCTGCTCGCCTTCGACCTCGACAAGACCGTCGTCACCTCCGACTACCGCCTGCCCGACCGGGTCAGGCGCAGCATCGCCGCCGCGCGCGAGGCGGGCCACGCCGTCACCGTCCTGACCGGCCGCAGCGAGGCCTCGGCTAGAGAGTTCCTGGACCTCCTGGCGGTCAGCGGCCCCTACAGCACCAACCACGGCGCGCGCGTCGTCGGCAAGGACGGCGAGCTCCTGCGCCAGAGCGTGCTCGAGGCCGGCACCGTGCAGGACCTGCTGCGGCGCTACGGCCACATCCCCGGCCTCGAGTCGTCCTGCTCGGCGCACAACAAGCTCTTCGTGCGCGACCCCGCCGACGAGCGCTGGAAGTGGGCGCACACCCTGGAGCACGAGCTCGTCGCCTTGGGGAGCTACCGTGACGAGCCCGCCGACAAGTTCGTCTTCGCCTGCGAGGACGGCGTGAGCGAGATGCACCGCGAGCTCTTAGGCAGCCTGCCGGGCCTCACCTATTACCTGTGGGAGGACAGGTACCTGGAGATCACCGCCGCCGACGCCGACAAGGGCTCGGCCCTGGCGCTCATCGCGGCGGCGCTCGGCTACGACAGGGGCGAGACGGTGGCCTTTGGCGACGGCGTCAACGACGTGAGCATGATCGCATGGGCGGGGCGCGGTGTGGCGGTGGGCTTCGCCCACGAAGACGTGCTCGCCCTGGCCGACGAGCACATCCGCGAGCCCGAGGCTTACGGCGTGGCCGAGTGGATAGAGGAAAACCTGCTCGAGGTGGCGGCAGGACCGAGTCGCGGCTAAGCCCTTGGGGCCCGGCGCTTCAGCGCATGCCGCGGCCGCCGCCGCCGCCCCGGGGACCGCCGCTGAAGCCGCCGCCCCGAGAACCGCCCCCGCTGCTCGAGCCGCCGAAGCCGCCGCCGGTCTTGGCCTGAGGCGAGAGGGCCTGGTTCAAGTTGCCCAGGTTGGTTTCGATCTGCGAGAGGGTGTTGAGGCTGCGGCTCAGGCTGTCCAGGGTGCCAAGGCTGCTGATCTGGTTCATGGCCACGCCCCGGCCCCCGGCCAACCACAGCGGCGCCGTGAACTTGTCGGGCTCGAGCTTCATCAGCTCTTGCAGGTTGCGCAGGTACTCTTTGCTGACGCCCAGGGCGGTGGCGTAGACGAAGTGGTAGTCCCAGAGCTGGTAGTGCTCGGCGGGCGCCTCGCGCATCATTGAAAAATCCGCGAGAAAGCGGCGATAGGCCTCCCAGCGCCGGGCGTTTAAGAGCTTGTCGGGCGTCCAGCGCTTCAGGCTGAAGCCGGCGGTGAGGCCCATGAAGATACAGAGCGCCGCGGCCAGGACGAGGTGCAGGCCGAAGCCGGGGTGAAGCGCGAAGAGGGAAAAGGCCGCGAAGCCAAAGAGCGCCGCCATCACGAAAGAGAGGCTGATGATAGGCGCGGCGCGCCGGCCGCTGCTGGGGTCGAGGAGCTTGCCGTGGCCAGCCTCGTACCAGCGCCGCGGCGCCTGGATCCAGCCCCGCCCAAAGCTCGGCCGCGACTCGAAGTAGCGGCGCAGGTCGGCGGCGTCGAAGACCGCCGGGTCGCTGTTGGGCCCGGACGCTCTGCCGCCGGCGAGTTGGAACAGGCCGCCCAGCGACCCGGCGGTCGAGCCCTGCGCCGCACCGCGAAAGGCCTTCCACAGCTCCGCCTCAAAGGGTGTCAAGCCCTCGGGCTCGCGCGCCAGACGGTAGTAGACGGTCTGCGAGCGGCCCAGGCCCAAAAAGCCGGGGCTGTCTTGGGTCTCGATCTCCAAGTAGCCGCGCCGCGCGAAGTCCAGCAGCGTCGCGGCGATGGCCGGGCTCGCCGCCTGCAGGCCGGGGTCGCTCTGGGTGATCACGAAGGGCACGGCGGCCGGGGGAATCTCCTCGGCGGGCTCGCGGTAGTAGGGGCCGACATCCGCTATCTCGGGCTCGCGGCCGAAGTCGCGGTAGGCGAGAAGGAGCCAGAGGCCCAGGCCGGCCACCGCGCCCCAGACCAGGACGAGCCACAGGCTCGAGGGCGGGGGAGAGGTGACGCGACCTTCGTCCTCGAGCTGCCGCTGCGACTCCTCCCTGAAGCCGCGCGTCTCCTCTCTGGCCTCGGCCAGCCAGGGCTCGAGCCACCGTCCCTCTTGCGTCCGGACGCTGAAGTTGGCCGCGTCCACGATCACCCGGGCGCGCACGAACTCGCCCTCGCCGACGGGGGACAGGCTGACGGTGGCGACGCTCATGTCGTCGGCGAAGTCAAGCGTGCCGATGCGGCCCTGGCCGGTAAAGACGAAGACCCTGAAACCCTCAGGGCTCGGCGCGGGCGGGTGGATGCGGAGCAGGTAGTGGTCGATGTGCTCGTGTTCGGGGTCGAGCACGAAGCGGTCGAACTGGGCGGCGTCCTCGGCCACCTCGACCTCGCGGCTGAGCACGTAGCCCAGGCGGAAGCTGCGGGTCTCGTTTAAGGCGTCGACCTCCCATTCGATCTCGTTGCCGCTGACCCGCCACCGAACGGGTCTGCCGTCCAGCGCCTCGACGCCCTCGAAGCGCACGGTGCCGCCCGGCGCCGGCTCGACCTCGAGCCCGTAGCGACTGCCTCGAAAGTCGCCGTCGAAGCGAAACGCCTGCATGTCTAGAACACGCGCGCTGCCGTCCGCTTGCAGGAAAACGTCCTGCTCGACGCGCTCGAGCCGGTAGCTCTGGGCGAAGGCGAGGTTGGAGAGCAGCAAGAGGGCAAGGAAGAACCTGCGCATGCCGCCAGTCTACAGCCTAAGGCGTGTGGGTTCGCCTCGCCGTGCTGCTGGGTTGAAGCCCCGAAAGTGCCCGTGAGGGTGCGGGTCATCGACGTGCGGCTCGAGGCTCGAGTGGAGCGCGGCGCGTGGTCGTGCCCGAAAAGGGCCTGCTCGAGCCGCTGGGCCAACCCTAACCGTCGAGAACGCCCACCGGCAGTTCGGCGACGAGGGGCGCCGGCCGCTCGCAGCGGCTCGTCAGCTCGATGAACGTCCGCCCCTCGGCCGCCTCCAAGACCGACTGCATGGCGTCCAATACGTGATAGGCCAACTCGCCGCCCGCCCGCTGCGGCCGGCTAGAACGCATGGCGTGGGCCATGTCGGCCACGCCGATGCCGCGGCTGTTCTCGGTGTAGGAGTGGCTGAGAGGGAGTTCGCGCCAGGCCTTCTCGCCCGCTCTCCGCAGGCGCACGGGCCCGCCGAAGGTGTTGGGATCGGGCACGCTCAGGCTGCCTTCGCTGCCGTAGACCTCGAGGCGGGGCAGCTCCGAGGCGACCACGTCGAAGGAGGTGATGAGCGTCGCCACCGCCCCCGATGCGAAGTCCAAGAGGCCGGTGACGTGCGTCGGCGTCTCGGGCCGGATGACCGTGCCCGCCAGCGGCGCCGAGCTGACGGTCCGCTCCTTCAGGCTGATCACCGCCGAGCCCGTCACGCGCGCGACCGGCCCCAGGAGGTGGACGAGCGCGGTCAGGTAGTAGGGCCCCATGTCAAACATCGGCCCGGCGCCCAGCCCGTAGAAAAAGGCGGGGTCGGGGTGCCAGGACTCCGGGCCGCGCGACATCATAAAGGCGGTCGCGGCCAGGGGCCGGCCGATCGCTCCCTCGTCGATCAGCTTGCGGCAGGTCTGCAGGCCGCCGCCCAAAAAGGTGTCGGGTGCGCAGCCGAGCCTCAGACCCCTCTCCTGCGCCAGCGCCAGGAGCCTCGCGCCGTCCGCCCGCGTGATCGCCAGCGGCTTCTCGCTGTAGACCGCCTTGCCGGCCTCGAGCGCGGCCATGCTCACGCTGGCGTGGGCACTGGGCACGGTCAGGTTGACGACGATGTCGATGTCCGAGTCGGCCAGCATGCTCTCTACCGTGACGGCCCTGGGCACCCCGTGCTCGGCGGCCTTGGCCTCGGCCCGCGCGGGGACGAGGTCGCTGATGGCGGCGATCTCCAAGATCTTAAAGAGCCGGCAGGCCTTGAGATAGGCCCCGCTGATGTTGCCGCTGCCGATGATGCCGACCCTGACCGTCTCGGTCCCTGCCGATCCTGGCTCTTGCTTCGTCACGTCGCTCACGCTGCCTTCCGTCGATTCACCCCTGCCCGTTAGGACCGCCTCCCTGAGTCAACGAGCAGGGTGGTTGCTGCACTGCTTACCATCTTACGCGCACCAAGCCCTTACGCGCACCACGCCCGCCGCCGCCTCGAGCCGCCTTGTGAAGTGCACCCATTTTGGCCTACATTACTGTTGTATACCCTCTTGCATATTCAGGGACTAGGTGCTATATTCATTGTAGCTCAGCTCGAGCGGAGAGGCAGGTGCCAGGTGAACCGAATCCATCCTATCGACCCCGTCAAGCCGTTCAACATGATCCTTCGTTCTTTCGCTCCCCCTGCGCCTGTAGGAGCCGCCCGGACCGAGACCCGGCCCCCGGGGTCCATCTGAGCTGAGCTGCGGCCTCATCCCTGAGACCCTCCTCGGCGCGCCTTCCGCCGGGATTTTTTTATCGCCCTCAGCCATAGCCCTCTATGCACAAAGGAGTTAGGTCATGTTCACCATCCACGATCCGTTTATGCGTCTCGCCAAAGACCGCGTCAGCGACCTTCAGCGCAACACCAAGGCCCAGCGGCTGAACCAGACCCGCTATCCCGACCGCGAACGCCAGCCCCGCATCCTCTTCCACTGGACCAACCGAGCCTGACCCGGGCCCTTTGGGTCAAAGCCCTCATAGGGTCCGAGGCTCGAAAGGAGACGGCCCTGTCTCCCTCACCCTGCGCGGCGGAACTCGCCGCCCGGAGCCGCCTCGAGCCCGACTGCAGAAGTGAAGCGCGGCATGCGCTGCGAGGCTAGCGCCTCCCAGCCAAGGAGCCCGGACCTGCGTACGACAGGTCCGGGCTCCTCTCGTCGTAGCGGCAAAGTTTCGTCGAGTAGAAAGCTAAGCGAGCTCTTCAACGGTAACGCTCAGAAGGGATCGACAGGCCAGCGCTCCGTTTGCCGATGAGCACGCGCGCCGCCCTGGCGTCCGTCACCTTCATGCGCTCCTCGCCCACCTTCTCCCTCTTGAATCTAAGCTCTCTCTTGAATCTAAGCCCATTCTTGAATCTAAGCCTATGATGCGATAGGAACGAGCCCGTCGCAACGGCCCGCGGACGTTCGATTGCTCAACATCCTTTACATTCTATAAGCTAAGGCTTGACAATGTATGAGATAAATCCTATAGTTATGTCAAGGAGGTTGGACCATGTGCTTAGGATGTGATGAGGCCGTCAACCGCGCGAACGCCGATAAGCTCGAGCGCTACCGGCGCGAGGCCGAGGTGGCGCACAGGCTCCCCCGCGCGCTGCTCCGCTGGCGACTCGCGGCCGGCCTGCGCCTCTTGGCCGACCGGCTCGAGGCCAGGCCTCAAACGGCTATGCCCCAAACGGCTATGCCCCAGCTGACGGGTCTGCCGAGGCTCCGGGCCTAGCGTGGCGCTTACTGCTGCAAGCCCAGAAGGTCCGGAGAGCGCGGCGCCCATCGTCGAGGTCAGGGATCTCGTCAAGCGCTATCCCAAGCGCAAAAAGGAAGCCCTGAAGGCCGTAGACGGCGTCTCCTTCACGGTGCGGCGCGGCGAGATCCTGGGGCTTTTGGGGCCGAACGGCGCGGGCAAGACCACCACCATCAAGCTGGTCTGCGGTCTCCTGCAAGCCGATGCGGGCAGCGTCTTGGTGAACGGCTACGACACCCGGCGCGAGCGCCTAAAGGCCCTGCGCCACATCAGCGCCGTCTTGGAGGGCAACCGCAACCTCTACTGGCGGCTCACGGTGCGGGAAAACCTCGAGTACTTCGCGGGCAACCGGGGCAGGTCGCGGCGCGAGGCGAAGGAGCAGATCGACGGCCTGCTGGAGGGGTTTCGCCTGCAGGACAAGGCGGGCGAGCTCGTCAACAACCTCAGCCGCGGTATGCAGCAGAAGCTCGCCGTCGCCGTGGCCATGCTCGCCGGGACCGAGGTCGTCCTGCTCGACGAGCCCACCCTGGGCCTCGACGTGGAGACGGGCTACGAGGTCCGCGAGCTCCTCCGTCAGATCGCCTTGGAGGGCCGCACCGTCATCGTCAGCACCCACGACATGCCCGTCGTCCAAGACCTCTGCGAGCGCGCCGTCATCATCAGCGCCGGGCGGGTGGTGGTGGACGACAAGGTCAGCAACCTCCTGCGCCTCTTCGAGACGCGCGCCTACGAGATCCGCCTGGGCCGGCCGCTCGGCGCGGAGCAGCGGCGGCTCCTGGCGCTCCGCTTTCCGGCCTGTAGCGGCCATGACTTCACGCTCGACCTCCTGCTCAAGGTGACCCTCGAGCAGGACACCGACATCTACGCGCTCATGGACATCCTGCGCCGCAATCATACCCCGGTGGAGAGCATCGACCGCACCAGCATCAACTTCGAGGCCGTCTTCCGCCAGCTCGTCAGGGGGGACAACCGTGTCCTTTCCTAAAGTCGGCCTGCCCGAAATCCCCATGCTCAACGTCATGGCCGCCAACATCCGCAAGGTCGCCCTCGAGCTGTGGCGCTACCTGCCCAACACCATCAGCATGATTCTCACCTTCTACGCCTTTTTCCTGGCCATCTTTTTCGGCCTGCGCTTCGGCGGCGACCCGGTCAGCTTCGACGCCAACGTCGCCTACGCCATCGTCTCCTACGCCTTCTGGTTCCTGGCCATCATCGCCATGCAGGGCATCGGCTGGGAGATTTCGAACGAGGCGATGCGGGGCACCCTGGAGCAGCTCTACATGTCGCCCGTGGGCACCTGGAAGAT contains:
- a CDS encoding DUF29 domain-containing protein produces the protein MSRATLAKITADLYEQDFNLWLKRQAELLHEGHFEELDLENLIEEVQDIGKRDKREVKNRLIVLLTHLLKHQYQPNKRTRSWLDTIDEQRSQLGYIFEDSPSLKAHYAPAILDTCYEAASNKAKRQTGLPVTTFPASCPYSLEQALDPDFLPEG
- a CDS encoding DUF29 domain-containing protein encodes the protein MTKATLPKLETGLYDEDFALWLEQQVTLLREGRFDNLDMDNLLEEVEAIGRSDKREVQNRLIVLLAHLLKYQFQANRRSRSWQATIGEQRRQLELIFKDSPSLLKQHAPAVLAESYGYARRQAQDETGLAPETFPEACPYTLEQLLDEDFLAEAQALAAKEGEAKP
- a CDS encoding NAD(P)-dependent oxidoreductase; this translates as MEGSRLSLAQLSERFTELKPPMSKNEARVEADRCLYCYDAPCIKACPTSIDVPTFIRKIATGNVLGSATTILTANLMGASCSRVCPVEELCEGACVLGADHKPIEIGRLQRYAMDYIYERGTVPFTPAPKNGRRVAVVGAGPAGLSCAGELAKLGYEVTVFEKNGLPGGLSSYGIVVMREPLRVALEEVDFVKKLGVEVRTGVHIGRDIGADELLGGYDAVFIGAGMGRVPDMGIPGEDLDGVTEALSFIAETKLAEGEGLARLARLPIGRKVAVIGAGNTAVDAATIAKRLGAEGVQIVYRRTEREMTAYDFEYRFIKNEGVEFRFLTQPVEVVGENGRVTGLRCVQMKLGAPGPDGRPQPEPIPGSDYVLECDQVIKAIGQEKLTGLFAAFGLALGRGFVEVDPGTLQTSNPKVFAGGDCVRSVGAAMTVTAAEDGKVAAKGIHGWLGSRAALATD
- a CDS encoding aldehyde dehydrogenase family protein encodes the protein MSVEAGVGIREGCYIGGAWVLPRSKSRIRVVNPARPDEVVADFPAATRQDALRAIAVAAEALRGWRDTPAPERGRVLWRAADIARRRLAEIARVMSLEEGKVLRESRGEVVKGISLLEYYAGEGYRVGGRTTPSEVRDTQTYTIRRPLGVVGLITPWNFPWAIPVWKMAPALVAGNTVVFKPASLTPGTAAIFMEILAEAGLPPGVANMVVGPGSEVGNAIVDDPRVKALSFTGSNGVGMALNERAAKRGVRVTCEMGGKNALIVMADADLEAAVNAIVGGAFGATGQRCTATSRVIVSPEVKEELLERLVAKAQALRLGPGLDEASDLAPAVDRGQFETDLRYIAAAKDEGARLVCGGKPRDISGGYFVEPTIFDGVGPEMRIFQEEVFGPVLAVSEARTFEEAVRAANGVDFGLAASIFTQDVTTAMRFIEEAEVGMVHVNEPTIGGEAQLPFGGSKATGVGPREMGEEGLNFFTELKTVFVNFSGSGDRALIR
- a CDS encoding TetR/AcrR family transcriptional regulator; the protein is MILPRNGEATQGRLMDAALDLYAQRGYAGTCLDAILTSASSSKGAFYHHFDSKEALTAQAVTVHWNYVVELLQRAWQGKPDSDNKLTALLLELKSAYYSRSGGCPLGLLGFESRSLPPQVQEALTRGLERWTVALAAMLRELGIESRKQARDLAQQLFVVFEGGILIERMSGLSTALELGLAGWQKDVQDALEGVGESRAA
- a CDS encoding Cof-type HAD-IIB family hydrolase, with amino-acid sequence MLLAFDLDKTVVTSDYRLPDRVRRSIAAAREAGHAVTVLTGRSEASAREFLDLLAVSGPYSTNHGARVVGKDGELLRQSVLEAGTVQDLLRRYGHIPGLESSCSAHNKLFVRDPADERWKWAHTLEHELVALGSYRDEPADKFVFACEDGVSEMHRELLGSLPGLTYYLWEDRYLEITAADADKGSALALIAAALGYDRGETVAFGDGVNDVSMIAWAGRGVAVGFAHEDVLALADEHIREPEAYGVAEWIEENLLEVAAGPSRG
- a CDS encoding DUF2207 domain-containing protein, giving the protein MRRFFLALLLLSNLAFAQSYRLERVEQDVFLQADGSARVLDMQAFRFDGDFRGSRYGLEVEPAPGGTVRFEGVEALDGRPVRWRVSGNEIEWEVDALNETRSFRLGYVLSREVEVAEDAAQFDRFVLDPEHEHIDHYLLRIHPPAPSPEGFRVFVFTGQGRIGTLDFADDMSVATVSLSPVGEGEFVRARVIVDAANFSVRTQEGRWLEPWLAEAREETRGFREESQRQLEDEGRVTSPPPSSLWLVLVWGAVAGLGLWLLLAYRDFGREPEIADVGPYYREPAEEIPPAAVPFVITQSDPGLQAASPAIAATLLDFARRGYLEIETQDSPGFLGLGRSQTVYYRLAREPEGLTPFEAELWKAFRGAAQGSTAGSLGGLFQLAGGRASGPNSDPAVFDAADLRRYFESRPSFGRGWIQAPRRWYEAGHGKLLDPSSGRRAAPIISLSFVMAALFGFAAFSLFALHPGFGLHLVLAAALCIFMGLTAGFSLKRWTPDKLLNARRWEAYRRFLADFSMMREAPAEHYQLWDYHFVYATALGVSKEYLRNLQELMKLEPDKFTAPLWLAGGRGVAMNQISSLGTLDSLSRSLNTLSQIETNLGNLNQALSPQAKTGGGFGGSSSGGGSRGGGFSGGPRGGGGGRGMR
- a CDS encoding Gfo/Idh/MocA family oxidoreductase — its product is MSDVTKQEPGSAGTETVRVGIIGSGNISGAYLKACRLFKILEIAAISDLVPARAEAKAAEHGVPRAVTVESMLADSDIDIVVNLTVPSAHASVSMAALEAGKAVYSEKPLAITRADGARLLALAQERGLRLGCAPDTFLGGGLQTCRKLIDEGAIGRPLAATAFMMSRGPESWHPDPAFFYGLGAGPMFDMGPYYLTALVHLLGPVARVTGSAVISLKERTVSSAPLAGTVIRPETPTHVTGLLDFASGAVATLITSFDVVASELPRLEVYGSEGSLSVPDPNTFGGPVRLRRAGEKAWRELPLSHSYTENSRGIGVADMAHAMRSSRPQRAGGELAYHVLDAMQSVLEAAEGRTFIELTSRCERPAPLVAELPVGVLDG
- a CDS encoding ABC transporter ATP-binding protein; the protein is MALTAASPEGPESAAPIVEVRDLVKRYPKRKKEALKAVDGVSFTVRRGEILGLLGPNGAGKTTTIKLVCGLLQADAGSVLVNGYDTRRERLKALRHISAVLEGNRNLYWRLTVRENLEYFAGNRGRSRREAKEQIDGLLEGFRLQDKAGELVNNLSRGMQQKLAVAVAMLAGTEVVLLDEPTLGLDVETGYEVRELLRQIALEGRTVIVSTHDMPVVQDLCERAVIISAGRVVVDDKVSNLLRLFETRAYEIRLGRPLGAEQRRLLALRFPACSGHDFTLDLLLKVTLEQDTDIYALMDILRRNHTPVESIDRTSINFEAVFRQLVRGDNRVLS